One region of Polaribacter pectinis genomic DNA includes:
- a CDS encoding tetratricopeptide repeat-containing sensor histidine kinase: MRIKLLVSIIVFFCNNTFYPKSKEVVFNTTSSFVLQNDSLSQNYKSAKVFFEKEDYANALREAQKIVEVGSSYSSEELVLTNYLIANIFYSTKSYDNAIKYYKKTLDLVQQLKDVEFKSEAEINFDKDFIKAEAYLNFGNSYYQLYNKDYLQKHKDSALFFYDKVDDFFSSKNNVLEVKSRAYSNSSVIYLNDTLFDKARDYAMKAIQIHRNQNNKVNEAGALVNLSNIYLSENNFKKAKETYYEALDLIRNEKSSKALIVREKIYFNLAYNLYKLKDYQAYFYQELSYNIKDSLREQEVRGIIEELDAQYDFKSAKKLLLKEEENKRLKAQRTFWVIGIGGFIIILSLLYWLNLYKLRQKNLGLQLSQNQLILNQNIEKIKSESQVRILNATIDGKESERKDIAETLHDSVSALLSSANLHLQATRSQFKGDHPIEIDKTQEIITEASQKIRDLSHTLVSSVLLKFGLKYAVKDMADKYSNSQLKFETEVGKVRRYHQSFEIKVYNIIQEFLNNILKHSKAENATIKLNEENSKLIFVISDDGVGFDKSKISDKDGLGLNQIDARIQVMNGRFHINSSVNNGTTIEVELPILEKPNHV, encoded by the coding sequence TTGAGGATAAAACTACTAGTTTCAATTATAGTTTTTTTTTGTAATAACACCTTTTACCCCAAAAGCAAAGAAGTTGTATTTAATACAACTTCTTCTTTTGTTTTACAAAATGATTCACTTTCACAAAATTATAAATCAGCAAAAGTTTTTTTTGAAAAAGAAGATTATGCTAATGCCTTAAGAGAGGCTCAAAAAATTGTTGAAGTTGGTTCTTCCTATAGTTCAGAAGAATTAGTTTTAACAAACTATTTAATAGCTAATATCTTTTATTCAACTAAAAGCTATGATAATGCTATAAAATATTATAAAAAAACTTTAGATTTAGTGCAGCAATTAAAAGATGTTGAGTTTAAATCTGAAGCAGAAATAAATTTTGATAAAGATTTTATTAAAGCTGAGGCTTATTTAAATTTTGGAAATAGTTATTATCAACTTTACAACAAAGATTATCTACAAAAGCATAAAGATAGTGCATTGTTTTTCTATGATAAAGTAGATGATTTTTTTAGTTCTAAGAATAATGTTTTGGAAGTTAAATCTAGAGCGTATTCAAACTCTTCTGTTATTTATCTTAATGATACTTTATTTGATAAGGCTAGAGATTATGCTATGAAAGCAATTCAAATTCATAGAAATCAAAATAACAAGGTAAATGAAGCAGGTGCTTTGGTTAATTTGTCAAATATTTATTTATCAGAGAATAATTTTAAAAAAGCAAAAGAAACTTATTATGAAGCTTTAGATTTAATTAGAAACGAAAAATCCAGTAAAGCATTAATTGTGCGAGAAAAAATATATTTTAATCTTGCTTACAATTTATATAAACTTAAAGATTATCAAGCCTATTTTTACCAAGAATTATCTTACAATATTAAAGATAGTTTAAGAGAGCAAGAGGTTAGGGGCATTATAGAAGAGCTAGATGCTCAATATGATTTTAAATCTGCAAAAAAATTACTACTTAAAGAAGAAGAAAACAAAAGATTAAAAGCTCAAAGAACATTTTGGGTTATTGGTATTGGTGGTTTTATCATTATTTTGTCTTTATTATACTGGCTAAACTTATATAAGCTTCGTCAAAAGAATTTAGGTTTACAGCTTTCTCAAAATCAGTTAATTCTTAATCAAAATATAGAGAAAATAAAATCAGAATCTCAAGTAAGAATATTAAACGCTACAATTGATGGTAAAGAGTCCGAAAGAAAAGATATTGCGGAAACTTTGCATGACAGTGTAAGTGCATTACTATCTTCAGCAAACCTTCATTTACAAGCTACCAGAAGCCAGTTTAAAGGAGATCATCCAATAGAAATAGATAAAACTCAAGAAATTATTACAGAAGCTTCTCAAAAAATTAGAGATCTATCACATACATTAGTTTCATCGGTTTTATTAAAATTCGGATTAAAATATGCCGTTAAAGATATGGCAGATAAGTATTCTAATTCCCAATTAAAATTTGAAACAGAAGTAGGTAAAGTTAGAAGATATCACCAAAGTTTTGAGATAAAAGTTTACAATATTATTCAAGAATTCTTAAATAATATATTAAAACACAGTAAAGCAGAAAATGCTACTATTAAGTTAAATGAAGAAAATAGTAAGTTAATTTTTGTAATTTCTGATGATGGAGTAGGTTTTGATAAAAGTAAAATATCAGATAAAGATGGTCTTGGACTTAACCAAATTGATGCTAGAATACAAGTGATGAATGGAAGATTTCATATAAATTCTTCCGTAAATAATGGAACAACCATAGAAGTTGAATTGCCAATTTTAGAAAAACCTAACCACGTTTAG
- a CDS encoding metallophosphoesterase family protein, with translation MKKILLLSDTHSFIDNQILKFVKQADEVWHVGDIGDLNVTDSIKKLKPLRAVLGNIDGTDARAEFPLDAKFIVENVSVWMTHIGGYPNNYYRRIKDDIRKNPPKIFISGHSHILKVQYDKKLNLLHLNPGAAGNHGFHKVRTMLRFSLESGEIKDMEIIELAKRG, from the coding sequence ATGAAGAAAATACTATTACTTTCTGATACACATAGTTTTATTGATAACCAAATTTTAAAGTTTGTAAAACAAGCAGATGAAGTTTGGCATGTAGGTGATATTGGTGATTTAAATGTTACTGATAGCATTAAAAAACTAAAACCTTTACGTGCTGTTTTGGGAAATATTGATGGGACTGATGCTAGAGCCGAGTTTCCTTTAGATGCCAAATTTATTGTAGAAAATGTTTCTGTTTGGATGACACATATTGGTGGTTATCCCAATAATTATTACAGAAGAATTAAAGATGATATAAGGAAAAATCCTCCTAAAATATTTATTTCAGGACATTCTCATATATTAAAGGTTCAATATGATAAAAAATTAAACTTATTACATTTAAATCCTGGAGCAGCAGGAAACCATGGGTTTCATAAAGTTAGAACAATGTTGCGCTTTTCATTAGAAAGCGGTGAAATAAAAGACATGGAAATTATTGAACTAGCTAAACGTGGTTAG
- the truA gene encoding tRNA pseudouridine(38-40) synthase TruA: MRYFIELSYNGKKYHGWQIQPDAISVQEKLNKALSIIFQNEIAVVGAGRTDTGVHASQMFAHFDIEKELKGDVVFKLNSILPHDITIYNVSLVENDKHARFDALSRSYEYRIWLGRNPFLLDFSWQIHSQDLDIKKMNEAAKLLLEFENFQAFSKVKTEVYTFNCDVTEAVWIQQGNLLTFHISANRFLRNMVRAIVGTLVDVGLGKISVKGFREIIESKNRGKAGLSVPAKGLFLTKIKY, encoded by the coding sequence TTGAGATATTTTATAGAACTTTCTTACAATGGAAAAAAGTATCATGGTTGGCAAATTCAACCGGATGCAATTTCTGTACAAGAAAAATTAAATAAAGCATTAAGTATAATTTTTCAAAATGAAATAGCTGTAGTTGGGGCAGGAAGAACAGATACTGGTGTTCATGCTTCACAAATGTTTGCACATTTCGATATTGAAAAAGAATTAAAAGGCGATGTTGTTTTTAAACTAAACTCAATTTTACCTCATGATATTACAATTTATAACGTTTCATTAGTAGAAAATGATAAACACGCAAGATTCGATGCTTTAAGTAGAAGTTATGAATACAGAATTTGGTTGGGTAGAAACCCTTTTTTATTAGACTTTTCATGGCAAATTCATTCACAAGATTTAGATATAAAAAAGATGAATGAAGCAGCAAAACTATTATTAGAATTTGAAAATTTCCAAGCTTTTTCTAAAGTGAAAACAGAAGTTTATACTTTTAATTGCGATGTAACTGAAGCGGTTTGGATACAACAAGGAAATTTATTGACTTTCCATATTTCAGCAAATCGTTTTTTAAGAAATATGGTAAGAGCTATTGTTGGAACTTTGGTAGATGTTGGTTTAGGAAAAATTTCTGTAAAAGGTTTTAGAGAGATTATAGAAAGTAAAAACAGAGGTAAAGCAGGATTGTCAGTTCCTGCAAAAGGATTATTTTTAACAAAAATTAAATATTAA
- a CDS encoding ABC transporter ATP-binding protein: MADKTGKAFDMQIFSRLMSFAKRYKLKFFIASASTILLAFSSMLTPYILSTTVDSYIVEKDTDGLINCILLMLAVLMLEVILRFTFIFYANWVGQHIIRDIRAKIFRHILQFKMSYFDTNSVGKLVTRVVSDIETIAAFFSNGVFTIVSDILQMFAVIVLMFFLNWKLAFIALAVLPILIYATAVFKKAIKATFQEVRNQVANLNGFVQERVTGMKIVQLFNREKIEYVNFMEINNKHKKAYIKTIWYFSIFFPIAEILSSIGIGLIVWFGSKQIISGEVPGPGTVIAFVQMAQMLFRPLRQIADKFNQLQMGIVSGERVFKVIDTQSSIAKNGTIKAENLKGDINFKNVKFSYVKDEEVLKGVSLEVKSGQTIAIVGATGAGKSTIINLINRFYEIDSGEICVDNISINDYTLESLRDQIAIVLQDVFLFSDSILNNITLKSTDISQKEVEEAAKQIGIHDFIMTLPGGYQYNVKERGAMLSSGQRQLIAFLRAYVSKPSILILDEATSSVDANAEQMIQFATETITKGRTSIVIAHRLATIKNADKIIVMDKGLIVEEGTHQELLEKEDGYYKNLYDKQFSLDKAS; the protein is encoded by the coding sequence TTGGCAGATAAAACAGGAAAAGCTTTCGATATGCAAATTTTTTCAAGACTTATGAGTTTTGCAAAACGCTATAAGCTTAAATTTTTTATAGCATCTGCTTCTACCATTTTGTTGGCATTTTCATCTATGTTAACACCTTATATTTTATCTACAACAGTAGATTCTTACATTGTAGAAAAAGATACAGATGGTTTAATTAATTGTATACTGCTTATGCTAGCAGTATTAATGTTAGAAGTTATCTTACGTTTTACATTCATTTTTTATGCAAATTGGGTTGGTCAGCATATTATTAGAGATATTAGAGCCAAAATTTTCAGACACATTCTTCAATTTAAAATGTCTTATTTTGATACTAATTCTGTTGGTAAATTGGTAACAAGAGTAGTGTCTGATATAGAAACCATTGCTGCTTTTTTTAGTAATGGTGTCTTTACAATTGTTAGTGATATCTTACAAATGTTTGCTGTAATTGTGTTAATGTTTTTCCTAAATTGGAAATTAGCATTTATTGCATTAGCAGTGTTACCAATTCTAATTTACGCTACAGCAGTCTTTAAAAAAGCTATTAAAGCTACGTTTCAAGAAGTTAGAAATCAAGTAGCTAATTTAAACGGTTTTGTACAGGAAAGAGTAACTGGAATGAAAATTGTGCAACTTTTTAATAGAGAAAAAATCGAGTATGTTAATTTTATGGAAATTAATAACAAACATAAAAAAGCATACATAAAAACAATTTGGTATTTCTCCATTTTCTTTCCAATTGCAGAAATATTATCATCTATAGGAATTGGTTTAATAGTTTGGTTTGGTAGCAAACAAATTATTTCTGGCGAAGTTCCAGGTCCAGGAACCGTAATTGCTTTTGTACAAATGGCGCAAATGTTATTTAGACCTTTACGTCAAATTGCAGATAAATTCAATCAATTACAAATGGGAATTGTATCTGGAGAAAGAGTCTTTAAAGTGATAGACACACAAAGTTCTATTGCCAAAAACGGTACAATAAAAGCAGAAAATTTAAAAGGAGACATTAATTTTAAAAATGTAAAGTTTAGCTACGTTAAAGATGAAGAGGTTTTAAAAGGAGTTTCTTTAGAAGTAAAAAGCGGTCAAACTATTGCTATTGTTGGTGCAACAGGAGCAGGGAAATCTACTATTATCAATTTAATAAACCGTTTTTACGAAATTGATAGTGGGGAAATTTGTGTAGACAATATTTCTATAAATGATTATACATTAGAAAGTTTAAGAGATCAAATAGCAATTGTTTTGCAAGATGTATTTTTGTTTTCAGATTCTATTTTAAATAATATTACTTTAAAATCTACAGATATTTCACAAAAAGAAGTAGAGGAAGCTGCAAAACAAATCGGTATTCACGATTTTATAATGACACTTCCAGGCGGTTATCAATACAATGTTAAAGAACGTGGAGCCATGTTGTCTTCAGGCCAAAGACAGCTTATAGCCTTTTTAAGAGCATATGTTAGCAAACCAAGTATTTTAATTTTAGATGAAGCCACATCATCTGTAGATGCAAATGCAGAACAAATGATTCAGTTTGCAACAGAAACAATTACAAAAGGTAGAACTTCTATAGTAATTGCTCATAGATTGGCAACTATTAAAAATGCTGATAAAATAATTGTAATGGATAAAGGTTTAATTGTTGAAGAAGGAACGCATCAAGAATTATTAGAAAAAGAAGATGGGTATTATAAGAATTTATACGACAAACAATTTAGTTTAGACAAAGCTTCATAG
- the cdaA gene encoding diadenylate cyclase CdaA, which produces MFDFIEFSLLDILDILLVATLLYYIYKLLKGTVAINIVIGIAFIFLIWKITQALKMEMLSGILGYLLSGGVIALIIVFQQEIRKFLLMIGTTNFTNKRSFLKQLKFLQSEIGSDMDTEIVLEACKKMSKTKTGALIVIERTNSLDFLINTGDKMNAQLNEAILQSIFYKNSPLHDGALIIRDNNIVATRVVLPISDSTRIPARFGLRHRAAIGVSEKTDAVCILVSEETGEISYIKDGGFELYSDYKELNEKIKQDLMQ; this is translated from the coding sequence ATGTTCGATTTTATTGAATTTTCTTTGTTAGATATTTTAGATATTCTGTTGGTTGCAACACTACTTTATTATATTTACAAACTTTTAAAAGGAACTGTTGCCATTAACATTGTTATTGGAATTGCATTTATTTTTCTAATCTGGAAAATTACACAAGCCCTTAAAATGGAAATGTTAAGTGGCATTTTAGGCTATTTACTTTCTGGTGGAGTTATTGCGTTAATCATTGTTTTTCAGCAAGAAATACGAAAATTCTTATTGATGATCGGTACTACAAACTTTACTAACAAACGAAGTTTTTTAAAACAGCTTAAATTTTTGCAATCAGAAATTGGTTCTGACATGGATACAGAAATAGTTTTAGAAGCATGTAAAAAAATGTCTAAAACTAAAACAGGAGCTTTAATTGTTATTGAGAGAACAAACAGTTTAGATTTTTTAATAAATACTGGCGATAAAATGAATGCTCAACTTAATGAGGCCATTTTACAAAGTATTTTTTATAAAAATAGCCCTTTACATGATGGCGCTTTAATTATTAGAGATAATAATATTGTAGCAACTAGAGTTGTTTTGCCTATTTCTGATAGTACAAGAATACCTGCCAGGTTTGGCTTAAGACACAGAGCAGCTATTGGTGTTTCAGAAAAAACTGATGCAGTTTGCATATTAGTTTCTGAAGAAACTGGCGAAATATCTTATATTAAAGATGGTGGTTTTGAGCTATATTCAGATTATAAAGAGCTCAATGAAAAAATAAAACAAGATTTAATGCAATAA
- a CDS encoding ExbD/TolR family protein — translation MSRKQSPEINAGSMADIAFFLLIFFLVTTTMNVDAGISRKIPPKEEIPSDILVNERNILEVNINKNNKIFADGRTIQLKEL, via the coding sequence ATGAGTAGAAAACAATCTCCAGAAATTAACGCTGGTTCAATGGCAGACATCGCATTTTTTTTACTAATCTTTTTCTTGGTTACCACAACTATGAATGTAGATGCAGGAATTTCAAGAAAAATTCCTCCAAAAGAAGAAATTCCTTCAGATATTCTTGTAAACGAACGAAACATTTTAGAAGTAAACATCAACAAAAACAACAAAATTTTTGCAGATGGAAGAACAATTCAACTCAAGGAACTATAA
- the folP gene encoding dihydropteroate synthase, which yields MTINCKGTLVHLSSPKVMGILNITPDSFFDGGKYKNEVEILNQTEKMLLEGATFIDVGAYSSRPGATHISEEQELQRIVPVINLLVKNFPEIVISVDTFRSKIAKEAVENGVAIVNDISGGKMDDKMFETVAKLQVPYILMHMLGTPQNMQQNPVYKDVTQEIISFFAEQIHKLHQLKLNDIIIDVGFGFGKTVAHNFEILKNLDLFKSLDAPILAGISRKSMLYKTLDISAQEALNATTSANTIALLNGANILRVHDVKEAVEAVKIVNQISF from the coding sequence ATGACCATAAATTGCAAGGGAACTTTAGTCCATTTATCATCACCAAAAGTGATGGGAATTTTAAATATTACACCAGATTCTTTTTTTGATGGAGGTAAATATAAAAATGAAGTCGAAATTCTAAATCAAACAGAAAAAATGCTTTTGGAAGGTGCAACTTTTATTGATGTTGGTGCCTACTCTTCCAGGCCTGGAGCCACTCATATTTCCGAAGAACAAGAATTGCAAAGAATTGTTCCTGTAATTAATTTATTGGTTAAGAATTTTCCTGAAATTGTTATTTCTGTAGATACTTTTAGAAGTAAAATTGCCAAAGAAGCTGTAGAAAATGGTGTTGCAATTGTAAACGATATTTCTGGTGGAAAAATGGATGATAAAATGTTTGAAACTGTAGCAAAACTTCAGGTTCCATATATTTTAATGCACATGTTGGGTACTCCTCAAAACATGCAACAAAACCCAGTTTATAAAGATGTAACCCAAGAAATTATTTCTTTTTTTGCAGAACAAATTCATAAATTACACCAACTAAAACTGAACGATATTATTATAGATGTTGGTTTTGGTTTTGGGAAAACTGTTGCTCATAATTTTGAAATTTTGAAGAATTTAGACCTTTTTAAAAGTTTAGATGCACCAATTTTAGCCGGAATTTCACGTAAATCTATGTTGTATAAAACATTAGATATTTCTGCACAAGAAGCTCTAAATGCCACCACTTCTGCAAATACAATTGCACTTTTAAATGGCGCAAATATTTTACGTGTTCATGATGTTAAAGAAGCTGTTGAAGCTGTAAAAATTGTAAATCAGATTTCTTTTTAG
- a CDS encoding TIGR00730 family Rossman fold protein, producing MNKVVVFCGSSLGFNPIYKEAAIELGNYFADNNIGLVYGGGKIGMMGTISDTILAKNGEVIGVIPKLLEKEEVVHAGVEEMIVCKTMSERKVIMSKIVDGYITLPGGFGTLDELFEALTLSQLQIEQKPVGLLNVNGFFDAILLQLDKMVEEGYLKPANRNMLLVGTSVTELMQKMSNYKAPEIVHIINKVVN from the coding sequence TTGAATAAAGTTGTTGTTTTTTGTGGCTCAAGTTTAGGTTTCAATCCTATTTATAAAGAAGCAGCTATCGAATTAGGAAATTATTTTGCCGATAATAATATTGGGTTGGTTTATGGTGGAGGAAAAATAGGAATGATGGGAACTATTTCTGATACAATTCTCGCTAAAAATGGAGAAGTTATTGGTGTAATTCCCAAGTTATTAGAAAAAGAAGAAGTAGTTCATGCAGGCGTAGAAGAAATGATTGTTTGCAAAACCATGAGCGAACGCAAAGTAATTATGAGTAAAATAGTCGATGGCTACATTACACTTCCTGGAGGTTTTGGAACGTTAGATGAACTTTTCGAAGCACTAACTTTAAGTCAATTACAAATTGAGCAAAAACCTGTTGGTTTGCTAAATGTAAACGGTTTTTTTGACGCTATTTTACTACAATTAGATAAAATGGTTGAAGAAGGATATCTTAAACCCGCAAACAGAAATATGTTGTTAGTTGGCACTTCTGTAACTGAATTAATGCAGAAAATGTCTAATTACAAAGCACCAGAAATAGTACATATTATTAATAAAGTAGTAAATTAA
- a CDS encoding DUF1599 domain-containing protein: MQDTSKQYDAVIDECRSLFIKKMSDYGSAWRILRLPSLTDQIFIKAQRIRQLQENEVRKVDEGEKSEFIGIINYSIMALIQLENGVVENPDLNTEQATVLYDKHSKITKDLMLNKNHDYGEAWREMRVSSLTDLILQKLLRVKQIEDNKGKTLVSEGIDANYQDMINYAVFAMIHLGA, from the coding sequence ATGCAAGATACTTCAAAACAATACGATGCTGTAATAGATGAATGTAGAAGTTTGTTCATCAAAAAAATGAGCGATTACGGTTCTGCTTGGCGAATTTTACGTTTACCTTCTTTAACGGACCAAATTTTTATAAAAGCACAAAGAATTCGTCAATTACAAGAAAATGAGGTACGTAAAGTTGATGAAGGAGAGAAATCTGAATTTATAGGAATTATAAATTATTCTATAATGGCGTTGATTCAGTTAGAAAATGGCGTTGTTGAAAATCCGGATTTGAATACTGAACAAGCAACTGTTTTATATGATAAACACAGTAAAATTACCAAAGATTTAATGTTGAATAAAAATCATGATTATGGTGAAGCTTGGCGTGAAATGCGTGTTTCGAGTTTAACCGATTTAATTTTACAAAAATTATTACGCGTCAAACAAATTGAAGATAATAAAGGAAAAACGTTGGTTTCTGAAGGAATTGATGCTAATTATCAAGATATGATAAATTACGCCGTTTTTGCGATGATTCATTTGGGTGCTTAA
- a CDS encoding BT_3928 family protein yields the protein MKILVQISRILVGALFIFSGFVKLVDPIGSQYKFQEYFSESVLNMEFLIPYALPFAVLLIVAEILLGVMILIGYKPKLTVWSLLIITLIFLFLTWYSAFYNKVTDCGCFGDAIKLTPWETFYKNVILIVLILLLLIKVEFIKPIFKGKIPKIITFLSLGVFLFIVQHVLTHLPIIDFRAYAIGKDLKEGMKYPEDGSIPPVHDFMLEDSQADLAPVLLEKEKVMLVIVYNLSKADKNGFPAIKQIADKAIKKGYTVYGASASFTDDLLLAQKEYNLPFEFLFCDETTLKTMIRANPGVMILDKGTVTQKKNWVDVDDLEL from the coding sequence ATGAAAATATTAGTCCAAATTTCTAGAATATTAGTAGGAGCCTTATTTATATTTTCAGGCTTTGTAAAATTGGTAGATCCAATTGGTTCTCAATACAAGTTTCAAGAATATTTTTCTGAAAGCGTTTTAAATATGGAATTTTTAATTCCTTATGCATTACCTTTTGCAGTGTTGCTAATTGTAGCAGAAATTCTTTTAGGAGTCATGATTTTAATTGGCTACAAACCAAAATTAACAGTTTGGAGTTTGTTAATTATTACTTTAATATTTTTGTTTTTAACTTGGTATTCAGCTTTTTACAATAAAGTGACAGATTGTGGTTGCTTTGGAGATGCCATAAAATTAACACCTTGGGAAACCTTTTATAAGAACGTAATTCTAATTGTTCTAATCCTTTTATTATTGATAAAAGTTGAGTTTATAAAGCCAATTTTTAAAGGTAAAATACCCAAAATAATCACGTTTTTATCATTAGGTGTTTTCTTATTTATTGTACAACATGTTTTAACACATTTGCCAATTATCGATTTCAGAGCGTATGCAATTGGTAAAGATTTAAAAGAAGGAATGAAATATCCAGAAGATGGTAGTATTCCTCCAGTTCATGATTTTATGTTGGAAGATTCTCAAGCAGATTTAGCACCAGTCTTGTTAGAAAAAGAAAAAGTAATGTTGGTAATTGTTTACAATTTATCCAAAGCAGATAAAAACGGGTTTCCAGCAATTAAACAAATTGCAGATAAAGCAATTAAAAAAGGATATACAGTGTATGGAGCATCTGCTTCGTTTACCGACGATTTATTATTAGCACAAAAAGAATATAATTTGCCTTTCGAATTTTTGTTTTGTGATGAGACTACATTAAAAACAATGATTAGAGCAAATCCTGGAGTCATGATTTTAGATAAAGGAACAGTTACGCAAAAGAAAAATTGGGTTGATGTAGATGATTTAGAGTTGTAA
- a CDS encoding voltage-gated chloride channel family protein has translation MDKIKRFFLSFEQSFSLLFLLKWTFICLLIGAFTGSASAVFLWTLEWATNYREANLWIIALLPIAGLVIGLSYHYYGESVVKGNNLLLEEFHSPKKIIPFKMAPLVFLGTILTHLFGGSAGREGTAVQIGGAIADQFTKIFKLSNLDRKIILIAGISAGFASVFGTPLAGAIFALEVMIIGRIKFDAIIPSFLAAIFANYFCDFWEISHHTHYTISRVADLTPATVLWSLLAGIIFGLVSMLFSKSTHFWGNLFKRTIKYPPLRPVIGGTILAITWYLIGTTKYIGLGVPTIVDAFNIDLNSYDFLLKLLFTSFTLGAGFKGGEVTPLFFIGATLGNVLIWFIPLPMPLLAGMGFVAVFAGATNTPIACTIMGIELFGIESGVFIALACITSYLFSGHSGIYSAQIIGSSKHIFFKKEKGLTLTEIDKLRNKN, from the coding sequence ATGGATAAAATTAAAAGATTCTTTCTTTCCTTTGAGCAAAGCTTTTCTTTGCTTTTTCTATTAAAATGGACTTTTATCTGTTTGCTTATTGGTGCTTTTACAGGAAGTGCATCTGCAGTATTTTTATGGACTTTAGAATGGGCAACAAACTATAGAGAAGCAAATCTTTGGATTATTGCATTGTTGCCAATTGCAGGTTTAGTAATTGGTTTGTCTTATCATTATTATGGAGAAAGTGTTGTAAAAGGAAACAATTTATTGTTGGAAGAATTTCATTCTCCTAAAAAAATAATTCCTTTTAAAATGGCTCCTTTAGTTTTTTTAGGCACCATTCTTACACATTTATTTGGAGGTTCTGCAGGTCGTGAAGGAACTGCTGTACAAATTGGTGGTGCAATTGCAGATCAGTTTACAAAAATATTCAAACTATCTAATTTAGATCGAAAAATTATATTAATTGCTGGTATAAGTGCTGGTTTTGCATCTGTTTTTGGAACACCTTTGGCTGGTGCCATTTTTGCTTTAGAAGTAATGATTATTGGACGCATAAAATTTGATGCGATTATTCCGAGTTTTTTAGCCGCAATTTTTGCCAACTATTTTTGTGATTTTTGGGAAATTTCTCATCATACTCACTATACAATTTCAAGAGTTGCAGATTTAACACCTGCAACTGTTTTATGGTCTTTATTAGCAGGAATTATTTTTGGTTTGGTAAGTATGCTATTTTCTAAATCAACTCATTTTTGGGGTAATTTATTCAAAAGAACGATTAAATATCCTCCACTTCGTCCTGTAATTGGTGGAACAATACTAGCCATTACTTGGTATTTAATAGGAACTACAAAATATATTGGTTTAGGTGTGCCAACAATTGTAGATGCTTTTAATATCGATTTAAATTCTTATGATTTTTTACTGAAATTATTATTTACTTCGTTCACTTTAGGAGCAGGTTTTAAAGGTGGAGAAGTAACACCTTTATTCTTTATTGGAGCAACTTTAGGAAACGTATTAATTTGGTTTATTCCTTTACCAATGCCATTATTAGCAGGAATGGGCTTTGTTGCTGTTTTTGCAGGAGCTACAAATACTCCAATTGCGTGTACAATAATGGGAATAGAATTATTCGGAATTGAATCTGGCGTTTTTATTGCGTTGGCTTGTATAACTTCATATTTATTTTCTGGGCATTCTGGAATTTATTCTGCTCAAATTATTGGAAGCTCTAAACACATATTCTTTAAAAAAGAAAAAGGACTAACACTTACTGAAATAGATAAACTACGTAATAAAAATTAG